In Gordonia sp. SL306, the genomic window TCTCGACCGGGCCGGTGTCGACGCGGACTCGTTCGCCGGGCAGGCGATGCTCGAACTGCTGCAGAACTACCCGCTCGTCGAGATGTTCGCCGCCACCGATGCCGAACTCGGCCGCCAGGTCGACGAGATGCTGGACGCGGTCGCGACCCGGTCGCTGCGACTGTTCGTACGCATGAACCCCGACGGGCGGATGGCGGCGGCCCTGGTCTACCTGCCGCGTGACCGCTACAACACCCAGTCGCGCCTCACGCTGCAGGCCGAACTCCTCGACGCACTCGGTGGGACCGCGATCGAGTACACCGCACGAGTGAGTGAGATGCCGCTGGCGCTGCTCCAGGTGCTGGTACGTGTCGACAGCGACCGCGCGCGGCTGCTCGGTTCACTAGACACCGGCGGCCGCAGGCATCAGGCGATGCAAGCGAAACTCGCCGGATCGATACGCAGCTGGGACGAACGTGTCCGCGCTCTCGGTCGCGCCACCGAGGCCGGACACCCGCCGTCGGACTGGCCGGCCGGTGGCGTCGACACCTTGCTCCGCGCCCTGCCGTCACTTCCGGAGGACTACAAGGAGCAACGGAACCCACGGGCGGCCCTCGCCGATCTGATCCACGTGACCCAGTTGGAGCCGGGCGGCGTCACTGTCACACTGAGTCGATTCGTCCAGGGGGAACCGGACGAACGGGAGGTCGGTGAGGCGATCGCCGACGACGTCGACAACCGACAACTCGCCGACGACCGGTGGATCTTCACGCTGTACCTGTGCGGGGCGGCCGCGACCCTCACCGATGTGCTGCCGGTGCTCCACAGTCTCGGTCTCGACGTCCTCGACGAGCATCCCTATCACCTCATTCGCCCGGACGGAACATCGTGCTGGGCTTATGAATTCGGTGTGACCCTGACGACGGGAATGTCGGTGGACGCCGAGGCCCTCGACGATCTCGAGCATCGGTTCACCGATGCGTTCCGTCAGATCTGGCGCCAGAACGCGGAAGTGGACGCGTTCAACGAATTGGTGATCCGATGCGGGTTGGACTGGCGGTCGGCGGCGATGCTCCGTGCCTACGCCCGGTATCTGCGTCAGTGTGGATTCTCCTATACGACAACACATGTCGCGGCGGTTCTCGGTGAGCACAGGTCGGTCACCCGTGGGTTGGTCGACCTGTTCGCCGCGTCGTTCGACCCGGCAGGTGCCGACGAGGACCGGCGTGACGATGTCCTCACACGCCTGCGGCGCGACGTCGAGACAGTGATCAGCCTGGACGCCGACCGCATCCTGTCGGCGTTCGTCGCGGTGGTCACCGCGACCTCGCGCACCAATTACTACGTGACCGGCGATGCCGGTCGTCGACCGGTCATCTCGTTCAAGCTCCGTCCCCGCGACATCCCGCAGGCGCCGGAGCCCCGGCCACTGCACGAGATCTTCGTGTACTCACCGCGCATCGAAGGCGTGCACCTGCGCTTCGGAATGGTCGCCCGCGGTGGTCTGCGATGGTCTGATCGGCGCGAGGATTTCCGCACCGAGATCCTCGGACTGGTGAAGGCGCAGGCCGTGAAGAACGCGGTGATCGTCCCCGTCGGGGCCAAGGGCGGGTTCGTCGTGAAGCGCCCGCCTGCGTCGACGGGTGATCCGGTCGCGGACCGTGACATCCAACGCTCCGAGGGTGTCGAGTGCTATCGGGCCTTCATCTCCGGCCTGCTCGACGTCACCGACAACATCGACCATCAGAGCGGAACGGTGATCCCGGCTCGGTCTGTGGTGCGTCGGGACGGCGACGATCCGTATCTCGTCGTCGCCGCGGACAAGGGCACCGCGTCGTTCTCCGACATCGCCAATAACGTTGCCACGCAGTACGGTTTCTGGCTCGGTGACGGCTTCGCCTCGGGTGGGTCGGCCGGTTACGACCACAAGGCGATGGGGATCACCGCCCGGGGTGCGTGGGAGTCGGTGAAGCGCCACTTCCGCGAGTTGGGCCGCGACACCCAATCCGAGGACTTCACGGTGGTCGGGATCGGCGACATGAGCGGTGACGTCTTCGGCAACGGGATGCTGTTGTCCGAGCACATCAGGCTGGTCGCAGCTTTCGACCACCGACATGTCTTCGTCGATCCGGAACCCGGTGCGACCGCCGCACGGCGAGAGCGTGAACGGTTGTTCGCGCTTGCCCGCTCGTCGTGGGCCGATTACGACACAACGCTGATCAGTCCCGGCGGCGGGGTGTGGTCGCGGGAGCAGAAGTCGATCCCGGTCAGCGGCGAGATGCGCGCTGCGCTCGGCCTCGGCGACGGGATAACCGCGTTGTCGCCACCGGAACTGATCCGGGCAATTCTGCTGGCGCCTGTCGATCTGCTGTGGAACGGCGGCATCGGCACCTATGTCAAGGCGTCCACCGAGTCCGACGCCGAGGTCGGCGACAAGGCGAACGACGCGATCCGCGTGGACGGCTCGGAGTTGCGCGCCAAGGTCCTCGGGGAGGGTGGGAACCTCGGCGCCACCGAGCGCGGCCGGATCGAATTCGACCTTGCGGGTGGGCGCGTCAACACCGACGCGATGGACAACTCGGCGGGCGTCGACTGTTCCGACCACGAGGTGAACATCAAGATCCTGCTCGATTCCGCGGTGTCGTCGGGTGACCTGGACGTCGCGGACCGCAACCCGCTGCTGGAGTCGATGACCGGTGAGGTCGCCGATCTGGTGTTGGCCGACAACATCTCGCAGAACTCCGAACTCGGCTTCAGCCGAACCTTCTCCACCGTCCGGGTGGACGTCCACATGCGGCAGCTGACCGATCTCTCGCGCAATCGCGGTGTGGACCTCCGGCTGGAGGCGCTACCGCAACCGGCCGAACTCCGGAAGCGATTCGGCGGCGAGCTGCATCGCGGCCTCACCTCTCCCGAACTCGCCACCCTGATGGCCCATGTGAAACTGGCGGCGAAGTCGGATCTCCTCGCGACCGATCTGCCCGACAACGAGGTGTTCGACGCGCGGTTGTCCGGCTATTTCCCGATGCCCCTGCGGGATCGGTTCGCCGACGGCATCCGCTCGCACCGCCTGCGGCGGGAGATCGTGACCACCACGCTGGTCAACGACGTGGTCGACAAGGCGGGGATGACACACCTGTTCCGTCTGGGGGAGGGCACCGGCTCCTCGACAGAGGAGGGCGTTCGCGCATATGTGGTGGCGGGCGCGGTCTTCGGGATGGACGGTCTGATCGAACGGATCACCCATGCGCCCGCGCCTGCTGCGGCGATCGACGAGATGTCCATGTACGCCAGGCGTCTGCTGTTCCGGGCATCTCGGTGGTTGCTGGCATTCCGGCCACAGCCGCTGGCGATGGCCGCGGAGATCACCCGGTACGGGGAGCGGGTCGCGGAGCTGTCGGCCCTGCTCGACAGCTGGTTCGGGGCGAGTTCGGCATTCGATGTCGACGCGCGCGTGGACCGCTACCAGGCGGCAGGCGTGCCCCAGGATCTCGCGCACGACGTGGCGGTGAGCCTGCACCGGTTCTGCCTCCTCGACATCATCGATGCCTCGGAGATCGCGGACCGTGAGCCCGTCGAGGTCGGCGAACTCTATTTCGCGGTGATGGAACACTTCGGACTCGAGGAGTTGCTGACCGCGGTATCCGACCTCGCCTACGGCGATCGATGGCATGCGCTGGCGCGCTTGGCACTTCGCGATGACATGCACGGCGCACTCCGGGCTCTGACACTGAAGATCCTCGAGGTGGGCGAGCCCGACGAGTCGGCGGCGGAGAAGATCGACGAATGGGAGTTCTCGCACACCTCCCGGTTGTCCCGGGTCCGCACAATGCTCGCCGACATCACCGAGTCGGACACCCTGGACCTGGCCGTGCTCTCCGTGGCGGCCCGTCAACTGCGCAGCGTGATCCGTTGAGCGATACCGTCCGGACGCAGGTCGCCCCGGTCTAGGGTTGGTCATGGCCCGAAATGCGTTGCGCATCTGTCCGCTGTGTGAGGCGACCTGCGGACTGACCCTCACCGTCGACGACTCGCAGCGACGGGTCCTGACCGCACGGGGCGATCATGACGACGTCTTCAGTCATGGCTACATCTGCCCCAAAGGGGCGAGTCTGCCCGACCTCGACGACGATCCGGATCGTCTCGGGCAACCTCTGGTGCGCCGTGGCGGTGAGCTCGTCACCACCGGCTGGGATGAGGCGTTCGACGTGGTCGCCGACCGCCTCGGAGCGGTCATCGGCGATCACGGCGGGTCGTCGGTCGGCCTGTACCTCGGTAATCCGAATGCGCACACCGTCGCCGGGGCGCTCTACACGCCGCTGCTGGCCAGGGCGCTCGGTACCCAACAGGTGTTCAGCGCGAGCACACTCGACCAGATGCCCAAACAGGTGGCCCTGGGGTATCTGTTCGGGAACCCGTTCGCGTTCCCGGTGCCAGACCTGGATCGGACCGACCACCTGGTCGTCATCGGCGCGAACCCGGTGGTGTCCAACGGAAGCGTCACCACCGCCGCCGACTTCCCGGGAAAACTCGCCGCATTGCGTCGTCGCGGCGGGCGGTTGACGGTGATCGATCCGGCTCGAACCCGCACCGCGAAACTCGCCGACACACACATCGCGCCCCGCCCGGGGACCGACGCCGCCCTGCTGTTCGCGATGGTGCACACGTTGTTCGACGAGAACCTGGTGGCACCCGACCTCGGTGGGATCGCGCGTCATGTGACCGGGGTCGACGGGCCGCGGACGAGTTCGCCCCCGAACGCGTCGCCGGATACTGTGACGTCCCCGCCGCGGATCTTCGCGAGCTGACCCGCGCGGTGGCAACCGCGTCGTCGGCGGCGGTGTACGGCCGGATGGGAACCACCACAGTCGAATTCGGGACCGTCGGCAGCTGGCTCATCGATGCGATCAACATCCTCACCGGCAATCTCGACGTACCCGGCGGCGTGATGTTCCCGACCGCCCCCACTGCACCGGCGCCACGTCCGCCACGCCCGGGCCGCACGTTCCGGACGGGACGCTGGCGGAGCCGGGTGTCCGGACACCCCGAGGTGGCGGGCGAACTACCGGCCGTGGCTCTCGCCGAGGAACTCGACACCCCAGGGGCCGGACAACTCGAAGCCCTGATCACGGTCGCCGGGAACCCGGTCCTGTCCGCGCCGAACGGGGAGCGTCTGGCGCGTGCCCTCGAGGGCGTCGACTTCATGCTGAGCATCGACCCGTACCTCAACGAGACCACCCGTCACGCCGACGTCATCCTGCCTCCGCCACCGCCGTCGCAGAGCCCTCACTTCGACTTCGTGCTCAACAATCTCGCCGTCCGGGCGACGGCCCGCTACTCGCCCCCGGTGTTCGAGTTGCCCGCCGGGCGGCCCGACGAGGCCGAGATCGTCTCCCGGATCGCGCTGGCAGTCAGTGGCGTCGGGGTGCACGCCGACCCGGGCCTGG contains:
- a CDS encoding NAD-glutamate dehydrogenase, which gives rise to MTSLLPQAIARYFSSSSSARPAESPDLDRFASEEVDRVRRHLDVAHRRDPGERLVDIAASRSGGVEVVVVNDDMPLLVEAVLATVEAHELVVTRIDHPVLPVIRHGDGTLSAFGDDEPTSVESWIFVVALSQQPDFDLAALRSDVLEVIGRVADVDRDVDRMRTGLTELAVECAAVQESGATGLPAGERQEYARLLEWFVGNHFLPLGYARAPADGAPLTDRLGVWRTDTVVSAFPVAAEAPLPRVSRIYLETGIQRSDFPTLLQIPAFTSDGEHAGEHRFVGTFTSSGLHQTVLDIPVLRAKVRGVLDRAGVDADSFAGQAMLELLQNYPLVEMFAATDAELGRQVDEMLDAVATRSLRLFVRMNPDGRMAAALVYLPRDRYNTQSRLTLQAELLDALGGTAIEYTARVSEMPLALLQVLVRVDSDRARLLGSLDTGGRRHQAMQAKLAGSIRSWDERVRALGRATEAGHPPSDWPAGGVDTLLRALPSLPEDYKEQRNPRAALADLIHVTQLEPGGVTVTLSRFVQGEPDEREVGEAIADDVDNRQLADDRWIFTLYLCGAAATLTDVLPVLHSLGLDVLDEHPYHLIRPDGTSCWAYEFGVTLTTGMSVDAEALDDLEHRFTDAFRQIWRQNAEVDAFNELVIRCGLDWRSAAMLRAYARYLRQCGFSYTTTHVAAVLGEHRSVTRGLVDLFAASFDPAGADEDRRDDVLTRLRRDVETVISLDADRILSAFVAVVTATSRTNYYVTGDAGRRPVISFKLRPRDIPQAPEPRPLHEIFVYSPRIEGVHLRFGMVARGGLRWSDRREDFRTEILGLVKAQAVKNAVIVPVGAKGGFVVKRPPASTGDPVADRDIQRSEGVECYRAFISGLLDVTDNIDHQSGTVIPARSVVRRDGDDPYLVVAADKGTASFSDIANNVATQYGFWLGDGFASGGSAGYDHKAMGITARGAWESVKRHFRELGRDTQSEDFTVVGIGDMSGDVFGNGMLLSEHIRLVAAFDHRHVFVDPEPGATAARRERERLFALARSSWADYDTTLISPGGGVWSREQKSIPVSGEMRAALGLGDGITALSPPELIRAILLAPVDLLWNGGIGTYVKASTESDAEVGDKANDAIRVDGSELRAKVLGEGGNLGATERGRIEFDLAGGRVNTDAMDNSAGVDCSDHEVNIKILLDSAVSSGDLDVADRNPLLESMTGEVADLVLADNISQNSELGFSRTFSTVRVDVHMRQLTDLSRNRGVDLRLEALPQPAELRKRFGGELHRGLTSPELATLMAHVKLAAKSDLLATDLPDNEVFDARLSGYFPMPLRDRFADGIRSHRLRREIVTTTLVNDVVDKAGMTHLFRLGEGTGSSTEEGVRAYVVAGAVFGMDGLIERITHAPAPAAAIDEMSMYARRLLFRASRWLLAFRPQPLAMAAEITRYGERVAELSALLDSWFGASSAFDVDARVDRYQAAGVPQDLAHDVAVSLHRFCLLDIIDASEIADREPVEVGELYFAVMEHFGLEELLTAVSDLAYGDRWHALARLALRDDMHGALRALTLKILEVGEPDESAAEKIDEWEFSHTSRLSRVRTMLADITESDTLDLAVLSVAARQLRSVIR